A genomic stretch from Sphaerodactylus townsendi isolate TG3544 linkage group LG15, MPM_Stown_v2.3, whole genome shotgun sequence includes:
- the LOC125444232 gene encoding vomeronasal type-2 receptor 26-like, translating to MRLMQTKYKLPKPKGKVWIVTAHAELKAYGNGKCGDVQIFHGMISVATHSNELQGFQEFFKSRKPSSAEGDVFLRDFLSYTFHCAFPNSVLGYMHQTNCTGDETLKDLPASEMSMTGHSYSIYNAVYAVAYALHALHSTKVRHGERRKLQSQQPWQLHHFLGRISFNNSAGDQISFDHNREMIAEFDIISWLTFPNQSVVRVKVGKISPHTHPAQNLQIDGEAMVWPTRFNQVQPLSLCSENCNPGYRMTKREGEPFCCYDCIRCPEGTISDHHDMPDCFWCSVDHFPNKNQNYCIPKRVSFLSYQEPLGAGFLLVSLSLSLITVLVLGIFIKHHNTPIVKANNRSLTYTLLNSLLLCFLCALLFIGKPGKIMCLLRQTAFGIIFSTAVASVLAKTITVIVAFKATNPGSQMRKWVGKRLSISIVLSCSFIQVGICIIWLVNSPPFPDVDMHSIVEEVVLECNDASPIMFYCVLGYMGLLASVSFQVAFFARKLPDSFNEAKFITFSMLIFCTIWLSFVPAYLSIKGKYMMAVEIFSILASSAGLLGWIFFHKCYIIVLKTELNDKEHLIRKKIDNVFYPSKVMTYTVVS from the exons ATGCGATTAATGCAAACCAAGTACAAGCTGCCAAAACCAAAAGGTAAAGTATGGATTGTAACAGCTCATGCAGAACTGAAAGCCTATGGCAATGGAAAATGTGGGGATGTGCAAATCTTCCACGGCATGATATCAGTTGCAACTCACTCCAATGAACTTCAGGGATTCCAAGAATTTTTCAAGAGCAGAAAGCCATCCAGTGCGGAGGGAGATGTGTTTCTCAGGGACTTCTTGTCATACACATTTCATTGTGCATTCCCAAATTCAGTTCTGGGCTACATGCATCAGACTAACTGCACTGGAGATGAGACCCTGAAGGACCTTCCTGCATCTGAAATGAGCATGACTGGCCACAGCTACAGCATCTATAATGCGGTCTATGCTGTTGCATATGCTTTGCATGCTTTACATTCTACAAAGGTCAGAcatggagagagaaggaagcttCAAAGTCAGCAGCCCTGGCAG CTTCATCACTTTCTTGGACGCATCTCATTTAACAACAGTGCTGGAGACCAGATTTCCTTTGACCACAACAGAGAAATGATAGCAGAATTTGATATTATCAGCTGGTTAACATTTCCAAACCAATCTGTTGTTAGAGTGAAAGTTGGCAAGATCTCTCCCCATACACATCCAGCACAAAATCTTCAGATAGATGGAGAAGCCATGGTTTGGCCCACCCGATTTAATCAG GTACAACCTCTGTCATTATGTAGTGAGAATTGCAATCCTGGGTATAGGATGACAAAGCGAGAAGGGGAGCCATTCTGCTGTTATGATTGTATTCGATGTCCAGAGGGGACAATCTCTGATCATCATG ACATGCCGGACTGTTTCTGGTGCTCAGTTGATCATTTTCCAAACAAGAATCAGAATTATTGCATTCCCAAGAGGGTGAGCTTCTTGTCTTATCAAGAACCTTTGGGAGCTGGTTTCCTTTTGGTCTCTCTGTCCCTGTCTTTGATCACAGTCTTGGTACTTGGAATATTTATAAAGCACCACAACACCCCCATAGTGAAAGCAAACAACCGGAGCCTGACATACACTCTTCTCAACTCGCTTCTGCTCTGCTTCCTGTGTGCCCTGCTATTCATCGGCAAACCTGGAAAGATAATGTGTCTCCTTCGTCAAACTGCTTTTGGCATCATTTTCTCCACTGCAGTTGCTTCTGTGTTAGCAAAAACGATCACAGTGATTGTGGCTTTCAAGGCCACCAACCCTGGCAGCCAgatgaggaaatgggtggggaaaagaCTGTCCATTTCCATTGTCCTTTCCTGTTCCTTTATTCAAGTAGGCATTTGTATCATTTGGCTAGTAAATTCTCCCCCTTTTCCAGATGTTGACATGCATTCAATAGTGGAAGAAGTTGTATTGGAATGTAATGATGCCTCCCCTATTATGTTTTATTGTGTCTTGGGGTATATGGGCCTCCTGGCTAGCGTGAGCTTCCAGGTGGCTTTCTTTGCTAGGAAGCTACCTGacagtttcaatgaagccaagttcatcactTTCAGCATGCTGATCTTTTGCACCATTTGGTTATCCTTTGTTCCAGCCTACCTGAGTATCAAAGGGAAATACATGATGGCTGTTGAGATCTTCTCTATCTTAGCCTCCAGTGCTGGCTTACTGGGCTGGATCTTTTTCCACAAATGCTACATTATTGTACTTAAAACTGAGCTGAATGACAAAGAACAtttaataaggaaaaaaatagacAATGTGTTTTATCCATCTAAGGTTATGACATACACTGTAGTTTCATAG